From Thermococcus barophilus MP:
GGATGATGTCAAGCTTGTTCTTTTTTCATCTATTGTGGGATTTTCATTTTTGATGCTTAGGTGGAAAGAGCTAAACCTTCTGCTTTTTGGAGAAGAGAGCATAGCACTCGGCTTGGATTTGAACTTCTATCGAAAAATTATAATATTTGTGATCTCCATGCTTACAGCGTTTGCTGTTGCAACAAGCGGAATAATTGGATTTGTTGGACTTATAAGTCCTCATGCCATGCGTTTAATGTTTGGACCAAACCACAAGAACCTCTTACCAGCAGCAGCTCTCTTTGGAGGGTCATTAATGGTATTTGCAGACTTACTGGCAAGGATAGTACTAAAACCTGCTGAAATACCTGTAGGCATAATAACGGCTCTGTTTGGGGCGCCTTTCTTCATTTACCTCCTTATGAAGCGTAAAAGGGGGGAACTTTATGCTTGAAGTTAATATTTCATTCTCATATGGTTCACGAAGAATCCTCCATGATGTGGAGTTTTCTGCTCAAAAGAACTCTCTCCTTGCTATCATTGGCCCCAACGGTGCGGGTAAGTCCACTTTGCTAAAGTGCATGGTGGGTATTCTTAAGCCTGAGGGGTATGTGAACTTTAATAACATTAACTTGATTGAGTTAAAACCTAAAGAACGGGCAAAGTTTATCACCTACGTTCCTCAAACCTCCGTTCCGGAATTTGCCTTCACGATTGAAGAGTTTGTTGAAATGGGCACATATGCAACAAGGGGCGATATAAAAGAAGCCCTAAGGAAAGTTGGGATGTGGGAAAGAAGAAAAGAATTTGTGACGAACTTAAGTGGCGGTGAATACCAGCTTGTCCTCATTGCGAGGGCATTGGCCCAGGGAAGCGAGGTAATTCTTTTGGACGAGCCCACATCTCACTTGGATATCAACCACGCCCTGCTTGTAATGAACCTCCTAAAGGACATCAAAGAGGAGAAAATAGTTATAGCTGTTATGCACGACCTAAACTTGGCATTACAGTACTCTGATGAAATTATTCTGCTGAACAAAGGGAAGGTTGAGTGGAAAGGAAATACTAAAGACCTCAAACCGGAAGTTCTGGAAAGAGTGTACAGTGTCAAAGCCAAGATACTTAAGGTTGAAAATAAGCCAATAGTTCTGGTGGAGATCTAAGGACTTAGTGCTTTCAAAAGCTCATGCGAGATTTCTTCCCTTATCTTTTCCCTGTTCTCCTCTGTTAGGACATAGAGCTTTCCTTTGTTTTTGAATCTATGCACCCATCTCCTATGCAGAGTTGCCAGCAGGGGCTTTTCACTCCTCAAAGCTTCCTCTATAACCTTTGCAAACTCCTTGCTCTTGAACTCCATCGCACCAATTTCGTCAATTATTATGACATCTGCATTTCGGATGGCTCTTCTTATTGCAGAAACTCCTATTTTGTCTAAATCTTCAACATTCACGAAATACTTTCCAACCCTGGGATATCCTTCTCCAACCCATGCTAAAGTGCCCTCTTCATTAGTATCAAGTGCCCTAATCTTAAATCCAACTCTTTTCCCTTGTTCTCTAACTTCCTGTGTGACCATCCCACCTATCCTAAAGCCACTCTTTCTGAGATCTTCTGCAATTTTAAGAACAAGAGTTGTTTTTCCTACTCCAGGCACTCCCGTTACAAAGATCTTCATGGCATCACCAGAATCTTTTAACATTGCTTAAAAATTAAAAAATTGTGGAAATCAAAGATGTGTCAGCTGTTGTTTTCTTCGCCGCTCTCATTATGGTGGTCTTCGTGATGTCCCTCTTCATGATGATTCTCTTCCTTGTGCTCCCTGCCTTCTCTATGATGCTTTTCTTTTTCCTCCCATCTTACCCTTATGAGCTCCTTCTCACTGTGATACCTTGTTTTTATCATATCTCTAAGCTGAGCTAAAAGTTGCTTGGCTAACTCATAGTTCCCGTTATCATATGCTTGTTCTACTTGTTCCAATAGGCTCTTCTCCTCAGTTACATTGAATCCAAGCTCTTCAAGTCTCTCAATTATGTCTTCAAGTTTTTCCAGCTGTATCTTGAGCTTCATAGTTTCATTTTTGTGCATCATTACCTGCATCTCCTCACTGCCCATTTTTATGACAACCTCTGCAAGTGATTTGGCTGCAATGGCAAGTCCGTACGCTTTTCCATATTTCGTTTCATTATATGCCTCTTTAGCTTCTTGGAGGTGATCCTTTGCCCTCTCAAGGAGTTTTTCGGCGGCAGGAATAGAGGTGTTTGCAATTAATGATTCAGCAAGGGCTGTTCTGTTCTCTGCAATTTGAATAGCAAGCAAGGCATCTTCTGCGGATATGGTCGTATTTTCACAAGTTACATTGGCGTTAAGCTTTTCACGGATCCTTTCTCTAACCCTCTCTGTAATGTTCTCTGAATATGGAGTGTTTATTATAACGACCGCTGTAGTGTTCAGCAAATTGAGTATCTGAGTCTGATTTTCAAAATTGTCTTCGTCCACATAGATTATGATTGTCCTTCCAGTTATGTTTTCAGCTCTTCTAATTGCCGTTACATCCTCTCCGTAAACGATGACAACTTTAACATTTTTCATCAATTCGGAGTAGTTTTCAAATAAGTACTGAAGCACTGCAAGGTTGGTTTCATATCTGTTTGCTCCCCATCTCCTGACATATGGTATTCCAAGATCTTGGAGGTCACTTAGATATTGATCAACTACAGCATTAGGACCTCCGATTACAAGAACTAAGTCCGGGGCTCTTGCAACTATCTCCGATGTAACATTTGGGTCGTAAATTCCCCACGGTGTTACAACCACAGATGCATTTAAGTACTCGGCAATTTTCTCAGCCAGAGCATGGTCAGCTTCATTATCACTCACTAATATTACTAAATTTAAGCTGGTTGCTGTTCCACTCTGAGCCTTTGATAAGGGTGCTGCACTTGCTAAAACCAAAAACCCAAACAAGAGAGCAAGTATTTTTCTTCCCATCATGCGCTTTCACCTCACTTATTTCTACTAAAAACGTTGTATTTAAGCTTTTTTCACGAAATCGTCAATTAACATTCACGTTTGTTTATAAAAAAGCCCCCATATCTCTTTTTGTCCTTTTTATCGTTAACAACCGTTTTTAATCGTTTATTATTGTTTAACCTCGAAAATAATGTTCGTTTTTAGGATTTTAGTGGTTAGCTACAGCAAATCTCTGATATATTCGCCACATCTTTGATTTTTAAATTTATAAAGAACAAAGCTTAAATCAGAAATTTGAGAAGTTCATTAGGTGGTGGAAATGAAGCTTAAGTACAAGCCAGAGGAACTTACCAAGCTCCCAAGGAGTGTTGAGTATAGAGATAAGAAAGTTTACCTCATTGATCAGAGGCTTTTACCTCGGGAGTTTAAGGTCATATCTCTAAGCACTGTTGAGCAGGTTGCAAAAGCCATAAAGACAATGCAGGTGAGAGGTGCTCCAGCTATAGGAGCAGCAGCTGCTTTTGGTTTAGCCTTATATGCCGAGAGGAGCAGGGCAGAAACAAAGGACGAGTTTTTTAATGGATTTTACAGGGCATATGAGATCCTGAAAAACACCCGTCCGACAGCGGTGAACCTTTTCTGGGCTCTCAATAGAATAAAAAAACTTGTCGAAGAACACAGAGAAGACAGCTTAGCTGAAATAAAGCGCTTGATAGTCAGGGAAGCTCAGAAAATAGCGGATGAAGATGTTGAAGCAAACCTAAGGATGGGACACATTGGAGCCGAAATTCTGCCAGAGGGGAATGTACTAACTCATTGTAACGCCGGAAGCTTGGCGACTGTTCATCTCGGCACTGTTGGTGCCGTTTTAAGGGTTATGCACAAAGAAGGAAAGCTCAACTTACTGTGGGTTGACGAGACAAGGCCGGTTCTGCAGGGTGCCCGCTTATCTGCGTGGGAGTATCACTATGATGGTATTCCACTCAAGCTCATTGCCGATAATATGGCCGGCTTTGTAATGCAGCAGGGAAAAGTTGATGCCATAATTGTTGGTGCCGATAGAATCGTTGCAAATGGCGACTTTGCAAATAAGATTGGAACTTATACTTTGGCTGTATTAGCTAAGGAGCACGGGATTCCATTCTTCACAGTTGCACCGCTATCAACAATTGACATGAGCCTTAAGAGCGGCGAGGAGATACCAATTGAAGAGCGCAGCAGGGAGGAAGTGCTGACATGCGGCGGCTGTAAGATAGCACCAGACGTTGATGTCTACAACCCAGCTTTTGATATTACGCCTCACAAGTATCTGACGGCAGTAATAACAGACAAAGGCGTTGTTTATCCTCCATTTGAGAGGAACTTGAAAAAGTTGTTTTGAGGATTTGGAGGATAAACTTTAATTTTCCCAACATCTTTCTTATATTCCGGTGATGCTCATGCAGTTCTTCAGCTTAAAGACGAGGATAGTCTTAGGGGAAGGAAGCTTGGGCTACATAAAGAGCATTGCAAAGAAGCACAGCAGAGTTTTAATATTCTCAAGCAAATCAATGAGAGTTCACGGGTTTTTAAATGAGGCAATGAACTATGTGGAAGATGCAAATGCAGAGGTTGAAGCAATAACAGGAGTTCCAGCAGAGCCGAGCTATGAATACGTCGAAAGTATAATGCCAAAGGTCAGAGAGTTCCAGCCAGACTTGATAGTTGCCTTAGGCGGAGGAAGTGTAATAGATGTGGCAAAGGCAGTTAAGGTTTTCTATGATGGCACAGAGCTTAAGTTTGAGGAGGTTGCATTCATAAGCCGCTTTGAGAAGCCAAAGCCAATTCCTAAGCTCAAGACTCCATTAATAGCAATCCCTTCAACGAGCGGAGCCGGGAGTGAGGTTTCAGCGGCGAGTGTTCTTAAAAAAGGAGATATTAAATACAACTTGGTAAGCTTTGAAATTGCGCCAGAGTTTGCAATTCTTGATCCAAGGTTGCCGAGGACAATGCCAAAAGAAGTTGCAAGGAACAGCGGACTGGATGTTCTGGTGCACGGAATTGAAGCTTATACAACAACCGCAGCGACACCTTTCAGCGATGCAATGGCGATCAAAGCCATAAAGCTCGTCTACAAGTGGTTACCGCTCTCAGTTCAAGGTGATGAAAAGGCAAGAGAAAATGTCCACTACGCAGCGACAATGGCCGGAATAGCTTTTCTTAATGCCCGCTTAGGATTGTGCCACAGCTTAAGCCATAAAGCGGCTTGGATTGCCCCTCACGGCTTGTTAAATGCAATATTCTTGCCCTATGTTATGGAGTTCAACATGAGGAGCGAATATGCAAGAAAACGCTATGCAGAGATAACAAGAGAGCTGGGCTTTAACACTGCTCAAGAGCTGATTGAAGTCATCAGAGAGTTCAATGAGATGCTTGGAGTTCCAAAGCTGAGTGAACTTGTAAGTGAGGAAGAATTCCTATCAAAGCTTGACGAAATGAGCGAAAAAGCCTACCACGATCCGCTGATAAACTTCAACCCAGTTGAGCCAAGCATTGAGGAAATAAAGGAGCTGTATAAGAGAGCCTTCTATGATTGAAGGATTTCTTTTACCCTTTTTACAAATCGTCTCACGGCGTCAAGGGAATTTATTACCTCAAAAATCTCTTCCCCATCAATATCATAGTACTCATGAGCGATAGCATTACGGTAGAACACAAGACTCTCCAGCACAGTTTGAAGATTTTTGTCAATGATTCCAGCTTTTCCAAGCTCTTTAAAAATCGCTCTATATGTCTTTGGAATTCCCAACCCATATGCGAGGATTAATTCCTCCCCCAAGTCTATTACCCTAATTTAAAATAACAAAGATAAGCATTGAAGAGGCATAAAATGTTTTTCTATCCCTTAGATCATCAACGTTCTTAATCTCCATGCTATCTAAATCACTAAGAAACCTCTCTATATCGCTGATAATCTTTCCAATTCTCTCGATGTCAAACATTGCTCAGTACCCTCTTCAGATGCCTTTCTAAAAGGGGTTTAAAATCCCAGTACTCCTTGAATGCTCTTGCTTTTATTCTATGGAGCTTTTTTTCATCTCTAACGAACAACGGCTTTCCTTCACTAAGAACTCTGAAGCGGATATATATCGGCAAATCCCAGAAAATTGAAATATCAATCTTTCGTGAGGAAAAGCTCAAGATTTCACGCCTTTGGGCTTTGGTTATTTTAGGTTCAGTTATCACGCAAATATCATAATCGGAATATGGTTTAGCTTTTCCAGTAGCCTGAGAACCAAAGAGATAAACAGCAATGATCCATGGATACAGCTTTAATTCCTCGACAACTTCCTCAATCATCAGTTGCAAATTGGTATCAAAATTAATAAAGGTTACTAATTATCCACTAACATGCATATCCTCCTTAGAAAAGCCATTGAAGAAAAGTTTGGCAGGCTTAATGAACTCCAGCTTAGAGCTTTTAGTGAGATTAGCTCAGGAAAGAGTGTTTTAATTATTGCTCCCACGGGAAGCGGAAAAACTGAAGCTGCTGTTCTGCCCGTTTTAGATGCAATTTTGAAGAATGGTTTAAAACCAATCTCCGCCCTCTACATCGCTCCCATCAAAGCTCTGAACAGGGATCTGCTTGAACGTTTGGAATGGTGGGGAGCTAAAACTGGGATTAGAGTTGAAGTAAGACACGGCGACACTTCCGCATATAAAAAAGCAAAGCAGACAAAAAACCCTCCACACCTTTTGATAATCACCCCCGAAACTCTTGGAGTTATTTTGACAATGAAATCGCTCAGAGCTTATTTGAAAAATATCAAATTCGTCATTGTTGACGAAATAGCAGAGCTCGTTGACAATAAAAGAGGAGTACAGTTAATTTTGGGTCTCGAGAGGCTTTCTGAGATTGCGGAATTCCAGAGAATTGGATTAAGCGCCACAATTGGAAATGAGGAGGAGATAAAGGAGTGGTTAAAAGCTGATGTCATTGTAAAGCCTTCACTCAGAAAGGAGTATTCAGTAAAAGTCCTCTTCCCCTCTCCTGATGAAAGAGATTTAAAGCTTGCTGAAAAGTTAAAGCTTCCTGTAGATGTGGCGACTCGTTTGAGGGTTCTCTGGGATATTGTGGAGAAGCATAAACGGGCTTTGATTTTCACAAATACAAGGCAGTTTGCTGAAATCTTAGCTCATCGCTTAAAAGCTTGGGGCAAACCAGTTGAAGTTCATCATGGAAGTTTGTCAAAAGAAGCGAGGATACAAGCTGAGAGGTTCCTAAAAGAGGGGAAAATCAAAGCTTTGATATGCACTTCTTCTATGGAGCTCGGCATCGACATAGGAGACGTGGATGTTGTCGTTCAATACATGAGTCCGAGACAAGTAAACAGACTAATTCAGCGCATAGGGAGAGCAAGGCATAGATTGGGAGAAGTTAGCAGGGGCTACATAATCACGGCTAATGTTGAGGATTATCTTGAAAGCCTAATAATAGCTCAAAGAGCTATTGAAGGAAAGCTTGAGAGAGTTAAGCCGTACGAAAATGCTCTCGATGTCTTAGCTCACTTCATTGTCGGCTTGCTGATTGAATATAAACATCTACCAAAGGATAAGCCATTTGAGATTGCCAAGAGAGCTTACCCATACAGAAACTTAAAATGGGAGGATTATGAAGGAGTTTTAAACATCTTGCAAGAGGCTCATCTGATAGGCTGTGATGAAGATAAAGGCATTCTCTTCTTGAGGAGAGGAGCTTATGCTTATTACTACGAAAATCTCTCAACAATTCCCGATGAGATATCTTACAGAGTTTTTGACGTTTCAAGCGGGCATATAATAGGTCGTTTGGACGAGAGCTTTGTCATGGATTTGGAGGAGGGAACGGAGTTCATAATGAATGGCAAAAGTTGGATCCTTCTTGGTATTGATGAAGAAGCAAAGCTGCTCAAAGTGAGAGAGAGCAAAAGCCTTGAGAGTGCAATTCCGAGCTGGGAAGGTGAGATGATTCCTGTTCCTTTAGAAGTCGCTTTGGATGTTGGAAGACTGAAAAGGGAGTTGCTGTTTGACTTTGAGAGAGCGAAAAGGATTATTAAAGATGTTGAATTTAGTGAGGAAGAGCTGAGGAAAGCCAAGGAAATTCTCGAAATGCAAGAGCCTTTAAGCACAGATAGAGATGTCGGTATTGAATCCCTGCCAAAGGCTCTTGTAGTCCATGCGGACTTTGGGAATCAGGTTAATGAAGCCATTGGAAGATTTGTGTGGAGTTTTCTCTCAATGAGATATGGTAAAGTTTTCACAATGAGAGCGCAAGCCCATGCAATTGTGTTTAAAACTCCATTTCAGCTCAATCCGAGTGAAGTGAAAAGTTATCTCCTCCAAGACGGCAGAGCTTTGCCCTTTGTGATTTCAAAAAGCTTAAGGGGGAGCATAATTTACAGATGGAGAATGCTGAACGTGGCAAAGAGGATTGGCGCTTTGAGGAGAGAAGCTAAAATAAGAAAAATCGAGAGACTTTTTGAAGGCACGATAATTGAGAAGGAAACCCTAAATGAGCTTTTCCATGACAAGCTCGACATCGAGAATGCAACTGAAATTTTGGACAAAATAAAAAGCGGCATAATTAGAATTAAAACCACCTTAAATTCTGAACCTTCACCATTAGCAGAGATGAATATAAACATCGGCGGAGAGTTCCTAATTAGCGGAGAGCTTGAAAAAGATGAAATCCTTGAGCTGTTCAAACAAAGGTTGTTGGATACTGAAGTTATGCTGGTGTGTATAAACTGTGGCTGGAGCTCAAGAACGAAGGTTTCCCGCTTGAGGGAGCGCTTAAAGTATCTGGAGTGTCCCAAGTGTTCTTCAAGAATGATTGCCGTTGCTCATCCAATTGATGCAGAAGAATTCCTCAAAGCTTTTAAAAAACTCAAACAGAGTAAAAAGCTGGAAAAAAGTGAGGAGAGAGCCTACAGAAAGCTAATAAAGGCAGCCGATTTAGTTCAGAGTTACGGCTTCGATGCAGTTTTGGCTTTAGCGAGCTACGGGACGGGGCCAGATACTGCAGCCAGACTTTTGAGCCAGTACAGAGGTGAGGCGCTACTGGTTGCTCTGATGGAGCGTGAAAGGGAGTTTATAAGGACGAGGAGATTTTGGGTGGATGGGAGAGATGGGAAAGTGAGAAAAGACTGAACACATCTATTGTTAACCTGTCTCTTAGACACTCCGAAAAGTTATTAAGTATCGCCCCGATACTAATAAAAGGGTGTTTATTTTGTTCAGCACGAGACCTGTTAGGAAGGAGGAAGAATTGTTCGGAAGGAAGCACAGGGAAGCTGTTGGAAGAATATATAATGCAATCCAAGATGGAGACTTTGTGGCAGTTCTTGGGCCAAGAAGGGTTGGAAAAACGAGCGTCATAAACGTCTTTCTGAACAAGTATGGCTCCGAGTTCTACTACCTCTACTATGACCTGGCCTTTGGAATGGGGAGGGAAGCAATAAGCTACTTAGAATTGACTCCCGTACGGACGAATATTCCAACAAAAGTCCTTGATTACTCCGCGTCCCTGAATTTTGGCATCTTAAGAATGGATATCAGACCCAGGGGGATAGTAGAGTTCCAGAACGCATTTATCGGGCTTTTGAGGTTTCTGAACAGGACGGGCAAACAGACTGTTATCGTCTTTGACGAAGCGCAGGTTCTCCCACGGTTCACACCGCTGAACATGCTTGGAATCCTCCAGACGATTTCAGATTCCTTTGAGAACGTTACGGTGATACTTTCTGGATCAATGCCGGGACTTCTTGAGCGAGTAATAAACCCAAGCGGCGAAAGACCGTTTTTTGCAAGATACGTGGAGAGGGTGAACATCACGAGGTGGTCAACTGAGGAAGGGCTGGAGTACCTCAAGCTGGGGCTTCCGTCCGTGGAGTTAGAGGAACTTAAGGAAGCAGTTATCGAGCTCTCGGGCGTTCCGGGCTTTTTAGCGTATTATGGAAAGCTCAGGACAAGGGGATTATTCCATTCAGAAGCTCTTGAGGAGACCGTGAAATACGCTATCAGGCTCTGGACCCTTGATCTGCAGAATTTTTTAAGGATATATAGATCCCCTGGATACATAGTTGCGCTACAAAGAGTTGCGAAAGGGCCATCAACTGGAGTAACCACTGAGGAAATAATAGCTGAGGTGAAAGCAACCACTGGACTGTCAGGGGTCAGAATAAAGAACATGCTCAGGAACCTTGTGGATGCAGGTCTGCTGGTAAAGCCGAGGAGAGGTCTCTACGTGATTCCGGAAAGACCTCTTAGGAAGGCTGTACTTAGTTTTAAAGGCAATTTCTCTAATCCTCGAACTTTTTGATGCCGCCAAGGTCTTTTCGCTGGATCAACCTGAGGAGCTTCACCGCGTAAAAGACCCAAAGTGCGTTCTTCTCGTCGTCCAAAAGACCGTCAATGAGTTCAAGAAGCTCTTTTTCAGCTTTTTGCATAGCGTTTTCAGAGAAGTCCGCGAACTCAAGCCCCTTAACGATAGCGAGGACTTCTGAAGGAATTCCTGTCTTAGGTGTTCTAACTTTCAAGTCTTCTGTCTCTGTTTTCCTGCCAGAGATTTCGGCGAGGAACTGACGGAACTCTTCAAGTTCTGGCTCAATGTCGATGCCGTTTCTCTTGAGGATGTATAGCGGATCGTCCGTTTTTTCTGCTAGTGCCTGATAGAGTGCGTCGAGTTTCTCTTCAGATACATCTCCTGTTAGTTTATCCACTATTTTCGATGCTTTTTGGATAGCGGTTATTATTTTTTCTTTATCTTCGTTCTTTACAGGAATTCCTCTTTCTCTTGCTGCCGATATTATTTCATCTGCTACTTTTTCGGGATTTTGCTTCATTTCACCGTACTTTACTCCACCGAGCACTAGTGAATCAAATGCGTCGCCCACTGCATGTCCGACATGTTTTGACGTACTCTTGGCAATGTGGGAGAGTGTGAGTGCAAGGAATGGATGGAGAAGCATTGTGCGTAGATCTTCTGGGTGCTTTTGCTTTACGTTTTTATGGTAGAAGTCACGGGATTCCATGCTCCTTATATATATAGGGTTCACCTGTGTCATCCACATGCTTTACAGCCTCTAGCACCTTATGGATTCTCTTCTCGTCCTGTTCGGGATCCACACGCTTGAGCAGCTTTGGGATGTTTCTCGTACCACGTACTATAAGGAATCCGATTTTTCGTACCTGGTCCCGAGTCAGCCCGTACTTTCTTGCGAGTTTTGCGTATATATCTTCTTCCTCTTT
This genomic window contains:
- a CDS encoding ABC transporter ATP-binding protein, which encodes MLEVNISFSYGSRRILHDVEFSAQKNSLLAIIGPNGAGKSTLLKCMVGILKPEGYVNFNNINLIELKPKERAKFITYVPQTSVPEFAFTIEEFVEMGTYATRGDIKEALRKVGMWERRKEFVTNLSGGEYQLVLIARALAQGSEVILLDEPTSHLDINHALLVMNLLKDIKEEKIVIAVMHDLNLALQYSDEIILLNKGKVEWKGNTKDLKPEVLERVYSVKAKILKVENKPIVLVEI
- a CDS encoding NTPase, producing the protein MKIFVTGVPGVGKTTLVLKIAEDLRKSGFRIGGMVTQEVREQGKRVGFKIRALDTNEEGTLAWVGEGYPRVGKYFVNVEDLDKIGVSAIRRAIRNADVIIIDEIGAMEFKSKEFAKVIEEALRSEKPLLATLHRRWVHRFKNKGKLYVLTEENREKIREEISHELLKALSP
- a CDS encoding cell wall-binding repeat-containing protein, with the translated sequence MMGRKILALLFGFLVLASAAPLSKAQSGTATSLNLVILVSDNEADHALAEKIAEYLNASVVVTPWGIYDPNVTSEIVARAPDLVLVIGGPNAVVDQYLSDLQDLGIPYVRRWGANRYETNLAVLQYLFENYSELMKNVKVVIVYGEDVTAIRRAENITGRTIIIYVDEDNFENQTQILNLLNTTAVVIINTPYSENITERVRERIREKLNANVTCENTTISAEDALLAIQIAENRTALAESLIANTSIPAAEKLLERAKDHLQEAKEAYNETKYGKAYGLAIAAKSLAEVVIKMGSEEMQVMMHKNETMKLKIQLEKLEDIIERLEELGFNVTEEKSLLEQVEQAYDNGNYELAKQLLAQLRDMIKTRYHSEKELIRVRWEEKEKHHREGREHKEENHHEEGHHEDHHNESGEENNS
- the mtnA gene encoding S-methyl-5-thioribose-1-phosphate isomerase; this translates as MKLKYKPEELTKLPRSVEYRDKKVYLIDQRLLPREFKVISLSTVEQVAKAIKTMQVRGAPAIGAAAAFGLALYAERSRAETKDEFFNGFYRAYEILKNTRPTAVNLFWALNRIKKLVEEHREDSLAEIKRLIVREAQKIADEDVEANLRMGHIGAEILPEGNVLTHCNAGSLATVHLGTVGAVLRVMHKEGKLNLLWVDETRPVLQGARLSAWEYHYDGIPLKLIADNMAGFVMQQGKVDAIIVGADRIVANGDFANKIGTYTLAVLAKEHGIPFFTVAPLSTIDMSLKSGEEIPIEERSREEVLTCGGCKIAPDVDVYNPAFDITPHKYLTAVITDKGVVYPPFERNLKKLF
- a CDS encoding iron-containing alcohol dehydrogenase; the protein is MQFFSLKTRIVLGEGSLGYIKSIAKKHSRVLIFSSKSMRVHGFLNEAMNYVEDANAEVEAITGVPAEPSYEYVESIMPKVREFQPDLIVALGGGSVIDVAKAVKVFYDGTELKFEEVAFISRFEKPKPIPKLKTPLIAIPSTSGAGSEVSAASVLKKGDIKYNLVSFEIAPEFAILDPRLPRTMPKEVARNSGLDVLVHGIEAYTTTAATPFSDAMAIKAIKLVYKWLPLSVQGDEKARENVHYAATMAGIAFLNARLGLCHSLSHKAAWIAPHGLLNAIFLPYVMEFNMRSEYARKRYAEITRELGFNTAQELIEVIREFNEMLGVPKLSELVSEEEFLSKLDEMSEKAYHDPLINFNPVEPSIEEIKELYKRAFYD
- a CDS encoding DUF86 domain-containing protein, whose product is MGEELILAYGLGIPKTYRAIFKELGKAGIIDKNLQTVLESLVFYRNAIAHEYYDIDGEEIFEVINSLDAVRRFVKRVKEILQS
- the mntA gene encoding type VII toxin-antitoxin system MntA family adenylyltransferase antitoxin, with translation MIEEVVEELKLYPWIIAVYLFGSQATGKAKPYSDYDICVITEPKITKAQRREILSFSSRKIDISIFWDLPIYIRFRVLSEGKPLFVRDEKKLHRIKARAFKEYWDFKPLLERHLKRVLSNV
- a CDS encoding DEAD/DEAH box helicase; protein product: MHILLRKAIEEKFGRLNELQLRAFSEISSGKSVLIIAPTGSGKTEAAVLPVLDAILKNGLKPISALYIAPIKALNRDLLERLEWWGAKTGIRVEVRHGDTSAYKKAKQTKNPPHLLIITPETLGVILTMKSLRAYLKNIKFVIVDEIAELVDNKRGVQLILGLERLSEIAEFQRIGLSATIGNEEEIKEWLKADVIVKPSLRKEYSVKVLFPSPDERDLKLAEKLKLPVDVATRLRVLWDIVEKHKRALIFTNTRQFAEILAHRLKAWGKPVEVHHGSLSKEARIQAERFLKEGKIKALICTSSMELGIDIGDVDVVVQYMSPRQVNRLIQRIGRARHRLGEVSRGYIITANVEDYLESLIIAQRAIEGKLERVKPYENALDVLAHFIVGLLIEYKHLPKDKPFEIAKRAYPYRNLKWEDYEGVLNILQEAHLIGCDEDKGILFLRRGAYAYYYENLSTIPDEISYRVFDVSSGHIIGRLDESFVMDLEEGTEFIMNGKSWILLGIDEEAKLLKVRESKSLESAIPSWEGEMIPVPLEVALDVGRLKRELLFDFERAKRIIKDVEFSEEELRKAKEILEMQEPLSTDRDVGIESLPKALVVHADFGNQVNEAIGRFVWSFLSMRYGKVFTMRAQAHAIVFKTPFQLNPSEVKSYLLQDGRALPFVISKSLRGSIIYRWRMLNVAKRIGALRREAKIRKIERLFEGTIIEKETLNELFHDKLDIENATEILDKIKSGIIRIKTTLNSEPSPLAEMNINIGGEFLISGELEKDEILELFKQRLLDTEVMLVCINCGWSSRTKVSRLRERLKYLECPKCSSRMIAVAHPIDAEEFLKAFKKLKQSKKLEKSEERAYRKLIKAADLVQSYGFDAVLALASYGTGPDTAARLLSQYRGEALLVALMEREREFIRTRRFWVDGRDGKVRKD
- a CDS encoding AAA family ATPase → MFILFSTRPVRKEEELFGRKHREAVGRIYNAIQDGDFVAVLGPRRVGKTSVINVFLNKYGSEFYYLYYDLAFGMGREAISYLELTPVRTNIPTKVLDYSASLNFGILRMDIRPRGIVEFQNAFIGLLRFLNRTGKQTVIVFDEAQVLPRFTPLNMLGILQTISDSFENVTVILSGSMPGLLERVINPSGERPFFARYVERVNITRWSTEEGLEYLKLGLPSVELEELKEAVIELSGVPGFLAYYGKLRTRGLFHSEALEETVKYAIRLWTLDLQNFLRIYRSPGYIVALQRVAKGPSTGVTTEEIIAEVKATTGLSGVRIKNMLRNLVDAGLLVKPRRGLYVIPERPLRKAVLSFKGNFSNPRTF